One region of Polaribacter pectinis genomic DNA includes:
- the thrA gene encoding bifunctional aspartate kinase/homoserine dehydrogenase I has protein sequence MKVLKFGGSSVANSENIKKVLAIVEKTSKASKIAVVVSAFGKTTNALIEGANLAAAKNESYKTVLEKLETHHFDVISELIPSENRSEVIEYVKELFNHLETIYQGCYLLQELTPKTLATISSFGELLSSYIIAKAANSNFETGYKDSRELIIASDNYLNASVNFAETNKNIEAFFDGNQKQVTLLPGFVGRTIEGKTTTLGRGGSDYTAAIIAAAVNAEELQIWTDVSGMFTANPSVVKQAFPIPHISYHEAMELSHFGAKVIYPPTIQPVLKKEIPIWIKNTFKPEEEGTLIAQETSNNKPVKGISHIENITLITLEGSGMVGIPGFSKRLFEAISFHNINIILITQASSELSICIGIADEDAQKAKAVIDETFEFEIEKQKVNPVKLEQDLCIIALVGDNMKNHQGLSGQMFSSLGKNNVNIRAIAQGSTEKNISAVINKSDAKKALNTLHEQFFEEKIKQINLFVTGVGNVGERFLAQLDQQKKHLKNNLKLKVRVIGLSNSRKMVFDEKGIDLKNWKELLEKGEPTSLEKFFNKTKECNQRNSVFVDNTANQAVSEVYESYLRQSIGVVTCNKIACASLLDNYKTLKEVSRRYNAPFLFETNVGAGLPIIDTLKNLINSGDRVHKIQAVLSGSLNFVFNNFNENSTFHDVVEQAQKEGYTEPDPKIDLSGVDVARKILILARESGYDLELSDISKNAFLPEESLNTSNNDDFYASLTKNEAHFQQIFKEANDKNCRLKYVAEFADGKANVGLQHIPSDHPFYNLEGSDNIVLFFTDRYPENPLIIKGAGAGADVTASGIFADIIRTTK, from the coding sequence TTAAAATTCGGCGGTTCGTCAGTCGCAAATTCAGAAAACATAAAAAAAGTTTTAGCAATTGTTGAAAAAACTTCAAAAGCATCTAAAATTGCAGTTGTAGTTTCTGCTTTCGGTAAAACAACAAACGCTTTAATTGAAGGTGCTAATTTAGCAGCTGCAAAAAATGAATCTTATAAAACAGTATTAGAAAAGTTAGAAACGCATCATTTTGATGTAATTTCAGAGTTAATTCCTTCAGAAAACCGATCTGAAGTTATTGAGTATGTAAAAGAACTCTTCAATCATTTAGAAACTATTTACCAAGGTTGTTACTTATTACAAGAATTAACACCTAAAACATTGGCAACAATATCAAGTTTTGGTGAGTTGTTATCTTCTTATATTATTGCAAAAGCTGCAAATAGCAATTTTGAAACAGGTTATAAAGATAGTAGAGAACTAATTATTGCTTCTGATAATTACCTAAATGCAAGCGTAAATTTTGCAGAAACAAATAAAAATATTGAAGCTTTTTTTGATGGAAATCAGAAACAAGTTACACTTTTACCTGGTTTTGTAGGAAGAACAATTGAAGGAAAAACGACAACTTTAGGACGTGGAGGATCTGATTATACTGCTGCAATTATTGCTGCTGCTGTAAATGCTGAAGAATTGCAAATTTGGACGGACGTTTCTGGAATGTTTACTGCCAACCCAAGTGTTGTAAAACAGGCGTTTCCTATTCCTCATATTTCTTATCACGAAGCAATGGAATTGTCTCATTTTGGTGCGAAAGTTATTTATCCGCCAACAATTCAACCAGTTCTGAAAAAGGAAATTCCTATTTGGATTAAAAACACATTTAAGCCAGAAGAAGAAGGAACTTTAATTGCACAAGAAACAAGCAATAACAAGCCTGTTAAAGGAATTAGCCATATAGAAAACATTACTTTAATTACGTTAGAAGGAAGTGGAATGGTTGGAATTCCTGGTTTTTCTAAACGTTTATTTGAAGCAATTTCTTTTCATAATATCAATATTATTTTAATTACTCAAGCTTCGTCAGAATTATCAATTTGTATTGGTATTGCTGATGAAGATGCACAGAAAGCGAAAGCAGTAATTGATGAAACTTTTGAGTTTGAAATTGAAAAGCAAAAAGTAAATCCTGTAAAATTAGAGCAAGACTTATGTATTATTGCTTTGGTTGGTGATAATATGAAAAATCACCAAGGTTTAAGCGGACAAATGTTTAGCTCTTTGGGGAAAAATAATGTGAATATTAGAGCAATTGCCCAAGGTTCTACAGAGAAAAACATTTCTGCAGTAATTAATAAAAGTGATGCAAAAAAAGCTTTAAATACGTTGCACGAACAATTTTTTGAAGAAAAAATTAAACAAATAAACCTTTTCGTTACTGGTGTAGGTAATGTTGGTGAGCGATTTTTAGCGCAATTAGACCAACAGAAAAAACACTTAAAAAATAATTTAAAACTAAAAGTTCGTGTGATTGGTTTATCCAACTCTAGAAAAATGGTTTTTGATGAAAAAGGAATCGATTTAAAAAACTGGAAAGAGCTTTTAGAAAAAGGAGAACCAACAAGTTTAGAGAAGTTTTTCAACAAAACTAAAGAATGTAACCAAAGAAATAGCGTTTTTGTAGATAATACTGCAAACCAAGCAGTTTCTGAAGTTTATGAGAGTTATTTAAGACAAAGTATTGGCGTTGTAACATGTAATAAAATTGCCTGTGCTTCTTTATTAGATAATTATAAAACGCTAAAAGAAGTTTCAAGAAGATACAACGCTCCATTTTTGTTTGAAACGAATGTGGGTGCAGGTTTACCAATTATAGATACTTTAAAAAACTTGATTAATTCTGGTGATAGAGTTCATAAAATTCAGGCAGTATTATCTGGAAGTTTAAACTTTGTGTTTAATAATTTTAATGAAAATTCAACTTTTCATGATGTTGTAGAACAGGCACAAAAAGAAGGTTATACAGAGCCAGATCCAAAAATTGATTTAAGTGGAGTTGATGTTGCCAGAAAAATTTTAATTCTTGCCAGAGAAAGTGGTTACGATTTAGAATTAAGCGATATTTCTAAAAACGCTTTTCTTCCAGAAGAAAGTTTAAACACTTCTAATAATGATGATTTCTATGCTTCTTTGACAAAGAACGAAGCACATTTTCAACAAATATTTAAAGAAGCAAATGACAAAAATTGTCGTTTAAAATATGTCGCAGAATTTGCAGACGGAAAAGCAAATGTTGGTTTGCAACACATTCCTTCAGACCATCCTTTTTATAATTTAGAAGGAAGTGATAATATTGTTTTATTTTTCACAGATAGATATCCAGAAAACCCTTTAATTATAAAAGGTGCTGGGGCTGGTGCAGATGTTACTGCTTCAGGTATTTTTGCTGATATAATTAGAACTACTAAATAA
- a CDS encoding homoserine kinase, producing the protein MDYLKIFSPATVANVSCGFDSMGFAVDAIGDEMTFTKTAEKGVKITNITGANLTYDVDKNAASAVVKKILLNAKANFGIELTIHKGFSPGSGLGSSAASAAGAAFGANQFLENKYSELELTKFAMFGEEVACGTPIADNVAAAIYGGFVLVRSYEPLEIIKLPVPKELRVVAIHPQIEVKTKDAREVLPKEIPLKDAITQWANVGGLVSGLYTNDYDLISNSLVDLVAEPARKSLIPFFDEVKESALKAGALGAGISGSGPTIYALCKGDEIAEKVHNAINEAYKNTGIEFELFISKVNPAGMKIL; encoded by the coding sequence ATGGATTATTTAAAAATATTTTCTCCTGCAACTGTTGCCAATGTTTCCTGCGGATTTGATTCTATGGGTTTTGCTGTGGATGCAATTGGTGATGAAATGACGTTTACAAAAACAGCAGAAAAAGGGGTAAAAATCACCAATATTACTGGCGCTAATTTAACCTACGATGTTGATAAAAATGCAGCAAGCGCTGTTGTAAAAAAGATATTATTAAATGCAAAAGCCAATTTCGGAATTGAATTAACCATCCACAAAGGATTTTCTCCTGGAAGTGGTTTAGGAAGTTCTGCTGCAAGTGCTGCTGGTGCTGCTTTTGGTGCAAATCAATTTTTAGAAAATAAATATTCTGAATTAGAACTCACAAAATTTGCAATGTTTGGCGAAGAAGTTGCTTGTGGAACTCCAATTGCCGACAATGTTGCAGCAGCAATTTATGGTGGTTTTGTGCTCGTAAGAAGTTACGAACCTTTAGAAATTATAAAACTCCCAGTTCCAAAAGAATTAAGAGTTGTTGCAATTCATCCACAAATTGAAGTAAAAACTAAAGATGCTAGAGAAGTTTTGCCAAAAGAAATCCCGTTAAAAGACGCCATTACACAATGGGCAAACGTTGGTGGATTGGTTAGTGGATTGTACACAAATGATTACGACTTAATTAGCAATTCTTTGGTAGATTTGGTTGCAGAACCAGCAAGAAAATCTTTAATTCCGTTTTTTGATGAAGTTAAAGAAAGTGCTCTAAAAGCTGGAGCATTAGGTGCAGGAATTAGCGGTTCAGGCCCAACAATTTATGCTTTATGTAAAGGTGATGAAATTGCAGAAAAAGTGCATAATGCTATTAATGAAGCGTATAAAAATACTGGAATTGAGTTTGAATTATTTATCTCAAAAGTGAATCCAGCAGGAATGAAAATATTATAA
- the thrC gene encoding threonine synthase translates to MNYYSLHHKSPKTTFKNAVVEGLAKDRGIYFPETITSLSKDFIDNIENYTNQEIAFEVIKQFVGDEIPTEKLKEIIEETVSFDFPVVKITDNIASLELFHGPTMAFKDVGAKFMAKCLEYFNQGNDKEVTVLVATSGDTGGAVANGFLGAKGVNVVILYPSGKVSDIQEKQLTTLGQNITALEVDGVFDDCQEMVKTAFLDEEITKTLTSANSINVARWLPQMFYFFFTYKELKKLNKELVFSVPSGNFGNICAGIMAQKLGLPVKHFVASTNVNDTVPNYLKDGKYTPKPSKATISNAMDVGNPSNFIRIQELFNNDFEALKNHFSSFSFTDDETRKKMKAIYKESGYVADPHGAVGYLGLEKYGLKENEFGVFLETAHPVKFLDVVEGTLPVKVEIPAQIQKVINNKKVAIKASSYKDLKAFLME, encoded by the coding sequence ATGAACTACTACAGTTTACATCATAAATCGCCAAAAACAACTTTTAAAAACGCAGTTGTAGAAGGTTTGGCAAAAGACAGAGGAATTTATTTTCCGGAAACAATTACTTCACTTTCAAAAGATTTTATTGACAATATTGAGAATTACACAAATCAAGAAATTGCTTTTGAAGTAATAAAACAATTTGTGGGTGATGAAATTCCGACTGAAAAATTAAAAGAAATTATTGAAGAAACTGTTTCTTTCGATTTTCCTGTGGTAAAAATTACGGATAATATTGCTTCTTTAGAATTATTTCATGGACCAACAATGGCTTTTAAAGATGTTGGTGCCAAATTTATGGCAAAATGTTTGGAATATTTCAACCAAGGAAATGATAAAGAAGTTACTGTTTTAGTTGCGACTTCTGGAGATACTGGAGGCGCAGTTGCCAACGGATTTTTAGGTGCAAAAGGTGTGAATGTGGTTATTTTATATCCTTCAGGAAAAGTGAGCGATATTCAAGAAAAACAACTAACGACTTTAGGTCAGAATATTACAGCTTTAGAAGTAGATGGTGTTTTTGATGATTGTCAAGAAATGGTAAAAACAGCTTTTTTAGATGAAGAAATCACGAAGACTTTAACCTCTGCAAATTCTATAAATGTGGCACGTTGGTTGCCACAAATGTTCTATTTTTTCTTTACTTATAAAGAATTAAAAAAGTTAAATAAAGAATTGGTTTTTTCTGTACCGAGTGGAAATTTTGGGAATATTTGTGCAGGAATTATGGCACAAAAATTAGGTTTGCCAGTCAAACATTTTGTGGCCTCTACAAATGTAAATGATACAGTACCTAATTACTTAAAAGACGGAAAATATACTCCAAAACCGTCTAAAGCAACAATTTCTAATGCAATGGATGTTGGTAACCCAAGTAACTTTATTAGAATTCAGGAATTATTTAATAACGATTTTGAAGCTTTAAAAAATCATTTTTCTTCTTTTAGTTTTACAGATGATGAAACTCGCAAAAAGATGAAAGCTATTTATAAAGAATCTGGTTATGTTGCAGATCCTCATGGAGCAGTTGGCTATTTAGGTTTAGAAAAATATGGTTTAAAAGAGAATGAATTTGGAGTGTTTTTAGAAACGGCTCATCCTGTAAAGTTTTTAGATGTTGTAGAAGGAACTTTACCTGTTAAGGTTGAAATTCCTGCACAGATTCAGAAAGTAATTAACAACAAAAAAGTAGCTATTAAGGCTTCTTCTTACAAAGATTTAAAGGCTTTTTTGATGGAATAA